In Parasegetibacter sp. NRK P23, the genomic stretch GCACAGCGAAAGAGTTGCCGTTGGTGGAACCGCCATCAGTATTGCGTGTATTCTCCGCGTAAACCAGTTTGCGGCCCGTACCCGCCTGGTTCCACGGAAATATATCGCCAGGATTGTCTTTCATGGCTACGGAAGAAGTATTCAGCAGGAACGAACTGTAGTTCATGAACCGATCGTTATCGGTATCGTACCACACCATTGAGTTCATGCTTCCGATGGGATACAACATATAGGGCGCGGCTTTGAGCATCACGTTCATTTTTGTGGCCTCGCGGTTAATGGGATTGGTATAAAAATCCCCGTTCAGGCCCAGGTAAGTAGCGAAGATATTCCCGTCGGAACACAACATGGCCCTGTTTGAAGTGCTGCTAACCGCGCCACCGATATCCCTGATTTGCGGTGCGATCAATATAGGATCCAATCCATCTTTATTGATGGGATCTGTGGTATACACCAGTCGTCCGAACCTGTTGGACGCAGCCCCTCTCATGCTGAGGCGATCCAACTGGTAAGTTCCGGAGCCCGTCATCACCCAGAGTTTCATATAACTTGCGCTGCCGCCGGTATGTACCACACCGATGGGAGTTTTCAGCACGGGCAACCCGCTTTGGGAAAGGACGCCTTTTACGTGGGCGGTATCCACCACCATGGAGAGCATTTCAATTTCAGCATTACCGTTTTCATCTTCACCCATCAGCATCCAGCCTCTTGAATAGGGCGTTGCCACATTGAAGTTGGTCCTTGTTTTCCAGACCACACCCGTTGTTTGGTCCAGCACCCGGAAATGCAGACTGTAGTTATCGGGTGGAAGATTAATCGCATAGTCCAGTGCGGCTTCGGTGCCGATGGTATCTATCACGGAAGTACCCTTGATCACGATCCATAAATAGCTGAATCGTTCCGGATCACCATTGCTCATGGTCATGGTGATGGTGGGTTCTATTTGCAACTTATCTACCCCTGTCATCCCGGCGTAAACAGCTTCTATTCCCGAGATCGTGATCTCATTGATCTCTTTATAATCGTAGTTCCCCTTATCCTTGTAGCAGGCGGTTACACCCAATACGATGAGGGAAAGCAGTATGATGTTTTTTTTCATGCTCAAATGTTTTAGTCAGCTCCGGCAGCGGGGTACAGGCGACCTCCACCGGCCAGTTTTTATGAAGTTCGAAAAGTGGATCCGGCCCAAGTTCAGGGCCAGGCATCAGGGGCCAGGCACCCAGGGTACGCCAATGTAGGAGGTCCAGGGAACGGCGCCCATGAACATCAGCCGGCCGTCATCTTCCAATACGGGATCCTTGGCGTTGTACCTTTCAATCAGGTAGTTACCGCCCTCAACGGCGATCAGCAGCGCCAATACAGTGGGCATGGTGGTCGTACTTCCAAAATCAGCGTAAGTCAGGTTGAAGAGACGGCACATCAGTTCTATTTTCTTTCTGGAGAAAGCGCCCCACAAACCGGACTCCATGTTTCCGGGCTGGATGGAACCGATCCACACCGCGGGTTGCACCATAAAATCGTTCACGTTGATCTTGTGCAGGCTGGCGTCGAATTTTTGCACGATACCCGTGGAACTGGCCGTATAGCCCGGTACCGCGTCCCATTCCGGGAAGGAAAGTTTGAAATGCTCATTGGGCAGCAGTTTCAGCCCGATACTTTTCGCCGAGGTCTGAAGGTCGTTGGTCCGTTTCAGGGTAACGGGCACATAAGCTTCCATTTTCCCTGCCGGCACCACCAGTTCCTTAGAAATGGTTTCAAAATGAACGCCCGCCTGCGCCGTGGTAGAATCGGGATCGATTTCCACCAGGAAAGGGCGGTCATAATCTTTGGCAGGCCCGGTGATCATCACCTTTATGTTGATCGTCACCTCGTTGCCGGTAAGTTTTACAAATTCAACGTTGGTAAAAGGCTGGTAGGGCCAGGAACGTTCGTTTCCCCAGGAAGCGCCGTGCTGCACGGCGAAGTAAACGCCTTCCACCCCTTCATACTGCATCATATCCTTTTTGCAGGCGGTCATCGACAGCAGGAAAAGCGATAAGAGGAGGACTATTTTATTGTTACGGAACATAATCTTTCTTTTTTGCTGATGAATATTTATTTGCCACGCTGACTGATTTCACTGTCTGGCAGCGGCACCACATAATTTTCAAGCACCATTGTTTTCGTACCGGTAAGCGCGGCGTTGTTGGGAATGGTTTGGATGGCGTTGCGTTTGTAGTAGAAGAACATTTGTCCCTCTCCAATCATTTCGCGCCTGAACTCCGCGGTGATGGCCGCTTTCAGATCGGGTTCACCGGCGGGGGACACACTCACGCAGTTCCTCGCGGAACGCAGCGCGTTCAGGTAGGCGGTTCCCTCTTCCAGTGTACCACTGCATTCAGCGGCGATCAGCAGCAATTCGCTCAGGCGGATCAGCGGGATCATATAACGACCAGGGGCATCCACAAAATCTTTGTACTTCTGGTTGGTAAGCAGTGTCGCATTATCCAGTGTAACGTTCTCCCATATACGCCTGCGGTAGTCGTTTTCATCGTTGTACATTTCGTTCACCCGCGCCATATCGGCGTTCCCGGCATTGAAGGATAGTCTTGCCCCGGGCTGAATGGCAGCCGAAAAAACATTGTTGTAAATATTGATCCGGTTGCTGTTGTACAGGGCGAACATCACTTCCGTGGAGAACATACGGTCGGGCTTATCCGCACTGGTAGCGGCGGCGTTCGTTACATAAGGGAACACCGGTTTTGAAGGCGACTGCACTTCTTCCAATATCGCCTTAGCCTCCTGGAAAGCGGCGTTCTTTTCTTTCATCCAGCTGTAAGCCCGCGCCATCAATGCGCGCACGGCATAATAGTTCAGGCGGTACTGGCGGAAGAAGAGCTCGTTCGTTCCGGCAGGATTGGCGGCATTGCGTACGCCTTCCGTAAGCACCGGATCGGCTTCGCGCAGCAGGTCACGCGCGGCGGTGAGGTCTGCCAGCACCTGCTCCATCACCTGAGCCGAACTCAGCAACGGAGTCACTTCCGTTACCGAAGTGGTTTTGTAAGGAATAGCCGGCAGCGATTTTTTTTCTTCGGACCATATCGGCCCGAAAAGCCGCAGCATATCAAAATGCAACAGGGCACGCAGCGCCAGCGCTTCGCCTTTCACGATACCGAAGTAGGGCGCGGGCAACAAAGCGTTTTGTTCCCCGCATTTTTCGATGAGCACATTACAATTGGCGATCAGCTCATAGCTTTTCTTCCACATGTTGTCGAAACTCAGCTTTGTGTTGTCGGCCGTGTAGGTGAACATGGTGTAATTGTAATACGGATGGGTGGAAGACACCATATAATAATACTGGGCCAACACATCTAGCACGGTGGCAGACATGTTCTGCCCGTATATCGAGTTATTCGTGAGTTCCACATAAACGCCGTTCAGCGCTTTCAGGTAACCATCGCGGGTAGCGAAAAGCATATCCTCCGATAAACGATCAGAAGGCTTTACATCGATCCACTTTTTACAGGAGACCGAAGTAACCGCGAATACCGCGCAGGTGATAAATATTTTAAGCTTCATACAAACTTGTTTGGAATGGTGTTAAAAACGGATACCCAGCGACAACGATACGGAACGGGCGAAAGGATAATCCAGTCCCCTTTCGTTGACCACGGTAGCGATACGGAAGATATCGTTCATGTACGCGCGCACATTCATGGACGAAGCGCCCATTTTATGCAGCCAGGCGGCGGTGGTGGTTTCATACCCCACCGAAATGGACTCTCCGGATATCAGGTTGTTGTTGGCGATGAACCGGGAAGAAATCGGCGTTACGTCGGAAGAAGAGATCGCCCGGAATACCGCGTTGTCTCCGGGATTTTTCCACCGGTCATACAAAGCGCGTTTATCCTGGTTCAGCGCGATATTGGCCATCGAAATATTCTCCACTTTTTCATAAAGGGTCTGCATGAATACCTGTCCGCCCAAACGGTACCGCAGGTTAATGGAAGCGGAGAAACCTTTGTAGCGGGCCGTTGTGCCGATGATGCCTTCCAGGTCCGGATCGCTGTTGCCCACCACCCTTTCGTCGTTGTAATTGTGTACGAAGGTTTGCTTGTCGTTGCTGTTCAGGAACACTTCCCTTCCCGTAACGGGATCGATGCCCAATGAACGGACGGCCCAAAGATCGGAGGGGCTGCCACCATCATAGTATCGTACGAGGTTACGGCTCTTGTTCTCCTCATTGAACTGATCCAGCGCATTGCCAATATTACGGTACTCCGATTTCCATTGGCGCATGTTCACATTCACAAGCCAGTTGAAATTTTTCCTGCGGAGGAAGGTATAATCGGCGATGACGGTGAACCCTTTTGTTAGTTGCTCTCCCATATTCTGGGGGATGCTGGTTACGCCGGAAGAAGAAGGCATGGCCACGAAAACCAGCAGTGGATCTGTGTTCTTGATGAAATAATCCGCGTTCACCCGCACGCGCCTGTCGAGCAGCACCACGTCCAGACCGATGTTCTTATCCAGTGTTTTCTGCCATTTCAGGTTGCTGTTGCCGAAATTATTGATCACCACACTGGAACCGAAAGGATTGCGGTTTTCATTGTTGTAGCGGTACACCCGCATGGAAATATAATCACTGAAATTCTGGTTACCAGGATTCCCGATGGAGCCACGGAGTTTCAGCATATCGAACCAGTTCAGGCTTGAGTTCCGGATGAAGTCTTCGTTGTGAAGGTTCCAGCCCGCGCCGAACGACCAGATGGACGTAAACTGTTTGCTGGCGCCATACACGGAGGAACCATCGGAACGCAACGTGGCGTCGAACAGGAACCTGTCGTTGTACGCGTAGCCGGTATTGAGGAAGAAACTCGCGTTCCTGCGTTGCGCTTCTTGGTAAACCGATCTTTTTCCTTCAGGATAGCCAAAGGCAAAAGTGGGATTACTGAAATCATCGTCCACGAATCCACGCACTTCATAACCGCTCATTTCGGATTCCAACTGGTTCATCCTCACCCCCGCAACAGCGTTCAGCATATGCTTTCCGTTCAGCAATTTGCCGTACGTGAAACTGAAATCGCCGTCGTAGTTCATCTCCTCCGAAATGTTCTCATTGTAGGAACCTTGTTGCAGCACATCCACGCCAAAGAATTCGGAATTGAACGGAGAGCGGAAAATTTCATCTCTGGCGGTGATCCTGCGCACGCTGGCGCGGCCCCTGGCCCGGAGTTCATCAAAGATGCGCCATTCTATTTCAAAGTTGTTGGTAAAGCCCTGCGAACGCGATTCGTCCACATTGTTGTTGCTCATATCATAGAGCGGATTGAACACATTCATCGTTTGAACGGAAAACGTGCCGACATCCAGGTATTGAAAAGATTCCATCACCTTATCGATGCCGCCCTGCGCGTTGTATTTCCTGTGATAAGGATTCGCCCTGGAGAAACGGGAGAAAGGCACACTTTCACGGCTGGCGCTGGTATAATCGATACTCAGCGAGTTATTGAACGAGACTTTTCCTTTGCGGTAGATGAGCCGTATGTTGCCGCCGGTTACATCGCGGGAAGAGCCTTTCATCACCCCGTTGGTATTGCCGATGGTGAGCATGGCGCTGTAACGCAGGTTCGCGTCGCCGCCTTCGGCCATCAGCGTGTGTCGGAGCACGGGCGCGAAGCGGAGCGGTTCGTTGGGCCAGTAGGTATTCACACCGCGTTCCACTTCTTTTTTCCGGTCAAAATATTTCTGCTCCTGCTCATAATTGGTGAGGTTGCCGTTCGCGTCGCGGGAACTGAAGAAACCGGAGAGCTTTTCGAATTCGAGTTTCTCCGCGGCGTTCATCAGGTTATAATCTGAAAGATCGGCGAAAGAAAAGGAGGAGTTGAGGTTGTACGATACCCTGAGTTGGCCGGGCACAGGTCGTTTTGTTTCCACCACCACCACACCGTTGGCGGCCCTGGAACCGTAGATGGCCGTGGCCGCGGCATCTTTGAGTACGGTGATGCTTTCCACGCGGTCCATGCTCAGGTCGCTGATGATGGTAAGCGTGGTTTCAAAACCGTCCAATATAAACAAGGGTTGGTTGGGATTGGTGCCGTATTCTTCCGTTAAGCCGATCACACTGCTTTTGCCCCGGATTTCAATATCGGGCAGGCGGTTGGGATCGGAGCCGAAAATATTGTTATCGAGTACCGCGAACGAAGGGTCCAGTGTTTTCAGACTTTGAAGGATATTCTGGTTGCCGATGTTCTTCAGTTCTTTTGCGGTATAAGTAGAGGAAGAACCGGTAAAACTTTCTTTTTTGCGCTGATAGATACCCGTTACCACAAGATCGGTCATGGCCGCGGCGGACACGATCATTTTTATCCGCAGCGGGCCGGAGCCATTCACTTTCACCAACTGGTTTTCATAACCAACATAGGACACCACCAGCGATTGCCCGCGTTCGGCTTCCATACTGAAGTTGCCCTGGGCATCGGCGCTCACCCCTTTGCGGGAACCTTTCACAACGATACTCGCCCCGGCAATGGGTTCGTCCTGTTCGGAAAGAATGGTTCCCGTTACACGAATCAGCGTATCGGCGCGTTGCACAGGATTTGCCGGTATTTTTTCGGCGGCAGGTTCTACAGAAACAATTTTACGGGACAGCGTAACCGTTTTTCCATCCAGGCGGAACTGCAGGGGCTGGTCTTCCATCACCTTCCCGAGGAAAACTTCCAGCGGCATTTGCTTCGCGGAAACATTCACCGGTTTAGTACCGGCCAGTAACCGCTGGTTGTAGAAGAATACCACCCCGGTTTGTTGCTCCACGAGGGAGAACAGTTTTTTCAACTGGATACCCTTACCCGAGATGGTCACGTTCTGGGAACGGGAACTGGCCGACACGGTAAGGGAAGCGACGAACAGAAAAAAACTCAGCATTCTCATAGCTTTCAGAATTGGTTTCCAGCGACCTTCCCTCCATAGCGGGAAAGCGCGTGGCGATCTGCCACACAGGGTAGCAGACACAGCAGTTTTTTGCATACTTTTGTTGCAGTTTGGTTGTTAAGAAATATGCTTACAGCGCATTTTTATACCAGCCATCTTTTCGCCGGGGGTGTCGCAAGCACCTCCGGCTCTTTTTTGGCCGGTTCTTTCACAGGTAGGTAATGGTTATATATTGATCTTCTTTTTTAAGGTAACACAATCAGGCGCCGCCCCTCCATCCGGAAATGCACCTCGGATTCTTCCAGCGATTTCAGCACACCTGATAAACTCACATCTTTCCGCAGTTTCCCCCCGAAAATGATATCCGGAATTCCTTTTTCGTACACCACTTCTATATCGTACCAGCGTTCCAGTTGCCGCATCACTTCTTCAATGCCCGCACCATCAAAATTGAACAAGCCGTTTTTCCAGGCCATCACTTTATCGGTATCTACTTCTGTTTCAAGCGCAATACTATTGGCATTGCTTACTGGCAGGCGTGCCTGCTGCCCCGGACGCAGCAACAGTTCCCCTTTTCCGACCGCCTTCATCTTCACCTTTCCTTCCAGCAGCGTAGTATAGATCGCCTTTTCATTGGTGTACGCGTTCACATTAAAACTGGTACCCAACACTTCCACTTCCGTTCCGGCGCCGATACTCACCCGGAAGGGCATATCCGCATTGTGGGCCACTTCAAAATATACTTCTCCTGAAACCTGCACCCGGCGCTCGTTCCCGGAAAAAGCGGTGGGATAACGCAAACAACTTTCAGCGTTGAGCCAGGCCCTGGAGCCGTCGGGCAACAAGATGCTGAACTGGCGCCCCTTTGGCGTGGCAATACTGTTGTAAGCGACAGCGCCTTCCTTTTGCTGTGGTTCATACGCCACCAGTCCATCTTTCAGCACTACTCTGGTCCCGTTCTGGGTGGAGATCACCCCATTTCCCAGACTATCCAGCACCACCTTAGAACCATCCGCGAGCGTAAGCACGGCCCCCTCTTTCCCGGGCTGAATTTCTGCCGGAGTAGTGGCTACCTGCGGTGTGTCTTTCCCTTGCTGTTGGGAGAACAACCAAACTGCCCCTGCCAGTACTACCATCGCGGCTGCGGCCCAACCCCAGTTGCGCAACCTCCGCACCTTAGCGGTTCCGGAACCAATTTCCGCTACCGGCGAAGCAGCCATGCGGGTTTGCAATTCCCTGTACCATTGTTCAATAGCTTCTTCTGCAAAATTATTTTCAGGGTTTTCTTTC encodes the following:
- a CDS encoding PKD-like family lipoprotein, producing MKKNIILLSLIVLGVTACYKDKGNYDYKEINEITISGIEAVYAGMTGVDKLQIEPTITMTMSNGDPERFSYLWIVIKGTSVIDTIGTEAALDYAINLPPDNYSLHFRVLDQTTGVVWKTRTNFNVATPYSRGWMLMGEDENGNAEIEMLSMVVDTAHVKGVLSQSGLPVLKTPIGVVHTGGSASYMKLWVMTGSGTYQLDRLSMRGAASNRFGRLVYTTDPINKDGLDPILIAPQIRDIGGAVSSTSNRAMLCSDGNIFATYLGLNGDFYTNPINREATKMNVMLKAAPYMLYPIGSMNSMVWYDTDNDRFMNYSSFLLNTSSVAMKDNPGDIFPWNQAGTGRKLVYAENTRNTDGGSTNGNSFAVLKDNSNQAFIYKFYANGAAPGKRSFYTVKPMATDFDKATFYAFSSRRTVVFYVANNKLYAYDYNTGNEKIYQFPDIDAGEITMLKFDTQVDQLTNALYVATYNAQTKGTLRRYIVGSDPNVVALTPGVSWSGLLKVKNMNWRAVN
- a CDS encoding SusC/RagA family TonB-linked outer membrane protein, translating into MQKTAVSATLCGRSPRAFPLWREGRWKPILKAMRMLSFFLFVASLTVSASSRSQNVTISGKGIQLKKLFSLVEQQTGVVFFYNQRLLAGTKPVNVSAKQMPLEVFLGKVMEDQPLQFRLDGKTVTLSRKIVSVEPAAEKIPANPVQRADTLIRVTGTILSEQDEPIAGASIVVKGSRKGVSADAQGNFSMEAERGQSLVVSYVGYENQLVKVNGSGPLRIKMIVSAAAMTDLVVTGIYQRKKESFTGSSSTYTAKELKNIGNQNILQSLKTLDPSFAVLDNNIFGSDPNRLPDIEIRGKSSVIGLTEEYGTNPNQPLFILDGFETTLTIISDLSMDRVESITVLKDAAATAIYGSRAANGVVVVETKRPVPGQLRVSYNLNSSFSFADLSDYNLMNAAEKLEFEKLSGFFSSRDANGNLTNYEQEQKYFDRKKEVERGVNTYWPNEPLRFAPVLRHTLMAEGGDANLRYSAMLTIGNTNGVMKGSSRDVTGGNIRLIYRKGKVSFNNSLSIDYTSASRESVPFSRFSRANPYHRKYNAQGGIDKVMESFQYLDVGTFSVQTMNVFNPLYDMSNNNVDESRSQGFTNNFEIEWRIFDELRARGRASVRRITARDEIFRSPFNSEFFGVDVLQQGSYNENISEEMNYDGDFSFTYGKLLNGKHMLNAVAGVRMNQLESEMSGYEVRGFVDDDFSNPTFAFGYPEGKRSVYQEAQRRNASFFLNTGYAYNDRFLFDATLRSDGSSVYGASKQFTSIWSFGAGWNLHNEDFIRNSSLNWFDMLKLRGSIGNPGNQNFSDYISMRVYRYNNENRNPFGSSVVINNFGNSNLKWQKTLDKNIGLDVVLLDRRVRVNADYFIKNTDPLLVFVAMPSSSGVTSIPQNMGEQLTKGFTVIADYTFLRRKNFNWLVNVNMRQWKSEYRNIGNALDQFNEENKSRNLVRYYDGGSPSDLWAVRSLGIDPVTGREVFLNSNDKQTFVHNYNDERVVGNSDPDLEGIIGTTARYKGFSASINLRYRLGGQVFMQTLYEKVENISMANIALNQDKRALYDRWKNPGDNAVFRAISSSDVTPISSRFIANNNLISGESISVGYETTTAAWLHKMGASSMNVRAYMNDIFRIATVVNERGLDYPFARSVSLSLGIRF
- a CDS encoding RagB/SusD family nutrient uptake outer membrane protein; the encoded protein is MKLKIFITCAVFAVTSVSCKKWIDVKPSDRLSEDMLFATRDGYLKALNGVYVELTNNSIYGQNMSATVLDVLAQYYYMVSSTHPYYNYTMFTYTADNTKLSFDNMWKKSYELIANCNVLIEKCGEQNALLPAPYFGIVKGEALALRALLHFDMLRLFGPIWSEEKKSLPAIPYKTTSVTEVTPLLSSAQVMEQVLADLTAARDLLREADPVLTEGVRNAANPAGTNELFFRQYRLNYYAVRALMARAYSWMKEKNAAFQEAKAILEEVQSPSKPVFPYVTNAAATSADKPDRMFSTEVMFALYNSNRINIYNNVFSAAIQPGARLSFNAGNADMARVNEMYNDENDYRRRIWENVTLDNATLLTNQKYKDFVDAPGRYMIPLIRLSELLLIAAECSGTLEEGTAYLNALRSARNCVSVSPAGEPDLKAAITAEFRREMIGEGQMFFYYKRNAIQTIPNNAALTGTKTMVLENYVVPLPDSEISQRGK
- a CDS encoding FecR family protein codes for the protein MDTTEQQQLMEKFLAGKMALSEIKRFRELLHRQEGAEQWEALIAEKLKENPENNFAEEAIEQWYRELQTRMAASPVAEIGSGTAKVRRLRNWGWAAAAMVVLAGAVWLFSQQQGKDTPQVATTPAEIQPGKEGAVLTLADGSKVVLDSLGNGVISTQNGTRVVLKDGLVAYEPQQKEGAVAYNSIATPKGRQFSILLPDGSRAWLNAESCLRYPTAFSGNERRVQVSGEVYFEVAHNADMPFRVSIGAGTEVEVLGTSFNVNAYTNEKAIYTTLLEGKVKMKAVGKGELLLRPGQQARLPVSNANSIALETEVDTDKVMAWKNGLFNFDGAGIEEVMRQLERWYDIEVVYEKGIPDIIFGGKLRKDVSLSGVLKSLEESEVHFRMEGRRLIVLP
- a CDS encoding DUF4843 domain-containing protein, with translation MFRNNKIVLLLSLFLLSMTACKKDMMQYEGVEGVYFAVQHGASWGNERSWPYQPFTNVEFVKLTGNEVTINIKVMITGPAKDYDRPFLVEIDPDSTTAQAGVHFETISKELVVPAGKMEAYVPVTLKRTNDLQTSAKSIGLKLLPNEHFKLSFPEWDAVPGYTASSTGIVQKFDASLHKINVNDFMVQPAVWIGSIQPGNMESGLWGAFSRKKIELMCRLFNLTYADFGSTTTMPTVLALLIAVEGGNYLIERYNAKDPVLEDDGRLMFMGAVPWTSYIGVPWVPGP